Proteins from a single region of Gossypium arboreum isolate Shixiya-1 chromosome 1, ASM2569848v2, whole genome shotgun sequence:
- the LOC108483475 gene encoding calmodulin-binding protein 60 A-like isoform X2 produces MKEIQGKEASQTQPNSDNGVVQEVMKLQSVQHLLEPVLEPLIRRVVKEEVEVALRKHLNNMKRNGGKDVNSTSRSLQLQFLNNLSLPVFTGTRIEAEECSAIKVAIVDSLTGQIVSSGLESSAKVEVVVLEGDFDGDERDIWTLEEFKNNIVREREGKKPLLAGDAFLTLTGGIGLVGEISFSDNSSWTRSRRFRLGARVVDGSDGTRVREAKTESFIVRDHRGELYKKHHPPSLSDEVWRLEKIGKDGAFHKRLSRENINCVKDFLTMLFIDPPRLRHILGTGMSAKMWEVTVEHARTCVLDKRMHLYCPPGSQQKSGVVFNIVGQVMGLLSECQYNTIDKLSETEKIEAQNLVISALQQWEEVVSFDDEASLTSSVKREISNGTKYLASQKIGGFDYAQPSASSPDIISTIYSVGGLSGLDDYALHGYDQALSYPGQVTNSLICDTDITQTFCDEDHLRYFGSDLQPQSLGLESQADLQTAVEGFLLQRTVAVQAQRRWTKVFSVLKWFSIKRRVKEKFRGLQI; encoded by the exons ATGAAAGAGATTCAGGGTAAAGAAGCATCCCAGACACAGCCAAATTCAGACAATGG TGTGGTTCAGGAGGTGATGAAGTTGCAATCAGTCCAGCATTTGCTGGAGCCAGTTTTGGAGCCATTAATTCGTAGGGTG GTCAAAGAGGAAGTTGAAGTGGCTCTTAGAAAGCATTTGAACAATATGAAAAG GAATGGAGGGAAGGATGTAAATTCTACATCAAGAAGCTTACAACTCCAATTCTTAAATAATCTCTCTCTTCCCGTGTTCACTGGAACTCGAATTGAAGCAGAAGAATGTTCTGCCATTAAGGTGGCCATAGTCGATTCTCTTACTGGACAAATAGTTTCCTCTGGCCTTGAGTCTTCTGCCAAAGTAGAAGTTGTGGTTCTTGAGGGAGATTTTGATGGTGATGAGAGGGACATTTGGACACTTGAAGAGTTTAAGAATAACATTGTAAGAGAGAGAGAAGGAAAGAAACCTCTCCTTGCCGGAGACGCATTTCTAACTCTTACCGGGGGAATTGGATTAGTGGGTGAAATTTCGTTCTCGGATAATTCAAGCTGGACGAGAAGCCGTCGATTCAGACTTGGTGCCAGAGTTGTTGATGGCTCAGATGGAACTAGAGTAAGAGAAGCAAAGACGGAATCCTTCATTGTCAGGGATCATCGTGGTGAAT TATACAAGAAGCACCATCCTCCATCTCTTTCTGATGAAGTGTGGAGATTAGAGAAAATTGGCAAAGATGGGGCTTTCCATAAGCGCTTGAGTCGGGAAAATATCAACTGTGTAAAGGATTTCTTGACCATGCTCTTCATAGATCCTCCAAGGTTGCGCCAT ATCCTCGGCACAGGTATGTCTGCTAAGATGTGGGAAGTCACGGTGGAGCATGCTCGAACATGTGTGCTTGATAAGAGGATGCACTTGTACTGCCCTCCTGGTTCTCAACAAAAATCTGGTGTGGTCTTCAACATTGTTGGACAAGTGATGGGTCTACTTTCGGAATGCCAATATAATACAATTGATAAGCTGTCTGAAACTGAGAAG ATTGAAGCCCAAAACTTGGTAATTTCTGCATTGCAACAATGGGAAGAAGTTGTTTCATTCGATGATGAAGCCTCACTGACAAGCTCAGTCAAGAGGGAGATTTCTAATGGTACCAAGTATTTGGCTTCTCAAAAGATAGGTGGATTTGATTATGCACAACCAAGTGCTTCTTCTCCAGATATCATTTCAACCATCTATTCAGTCGGTGGCTTGAGCGGCTTAGACGATTATGCGCTGCATGGATATGACCAAGCATTGAGTTATCCTGGCCAAGTCACTAATTCCCTGATCTGTGACACAGATATTACTCAGACTTTCTGTGATGAAGATCACCTTCGGTATTTCGGTAGTGATCTTCAACCCCAGAGCCTTGGTTTGGAATCACAAGCGGATCTACAAACTGCGGTTGAGGGATTCCTTTTGCAGCGTACTGTTGCCGTTCAAGCGCAGAGGAGATGGACCAAGGTTTTCAGTGTGCTGAAATGGTTCTCCATTAAAAGAAGAGTTAAAGAAAAATTCCGAGGTCTTCAGATATAG
- the LOC108483475 gene encoding calmodulin-binding protein 60 A-like isoform X1 encodes MSHKRPQEDSTKGRPSEAFTPDQDKRRRVPTLRNVVQEVMKLQSVQHLLEPVLEPLIRRVVKEEVEVALRKHLNNMKRNGGKDVNSTSRSLQLQFLNNLSLPVFTGTRIEAEECSAIKVAIVDSLTGQIVSSGLESSAKVEVVVLEGDFDGDERDIWTLEEFKNNIVREREGKKPLLAGDAFLTLTGGIGLVGEISFSDNSSWTRSRRFRLGARVVDGSDGTRVREAKTESFIVRDHRGELYKKHHPPSLSDEVWRLEKIGKDGAFHKRLSRENINCVKDFLTMLFIDPPRLRHILGTGMSAKMWEVTVEHARTCVLDKRMHLYCPPGSQQKSGVVFNIVGQVMGLLSECQYNTIDKLSETEKIEAQNLVISALQQWEEVVSFDDEASLTSSVKREISNGTKYLASQKIGGFDYAQPSASSPDIISTIYSVGGLSGLDDYALHGYDQALSYPGQVTNSLICDTDITQTFCDEDHLRYFGSDLQPQSLGLESQADLQTAVEGFLLQRTVAVQAQRRWTKVFSVLKWFSIKRRVKEKFRGLQI; translated from the exons ATGTCACATAAGAGACCCCAAGAAGATAGTACTAAGGGTCGACCCTCAGAAGCCTTTACTCCTGATCAGGATAAACGGAGAAGGGTTCCTACATTGAGAAA TGTGGTTCAGGAGGTGATGAAGTTGCAATCAGTCCAGCATTTGCTGGAGCCAGTTTTGGAGCCATTAATTCGTAGGGTG GTCAAAGAGGAAGTTGAAGTGGCTCTTAGAAAGCATTTGAACAATATGAAAAG GAATGGAGGGAAGGATGTAAATTCTACATCAAGAAGCTTACAACTCCAATTCTTAAATAATCTCTCTCTTCCCGTGTTCACTGGAACTCGAATTGAAGCAGAAGAATGTTCTGCCATTAAGGTGGCCATAGTCGATTCTCTTACTGGACAAATAGTTTCCTCTGGCCTTGAGTCTTCTGCCAAAGTAGAAGTTGTGGTTCTTGAGGGAGATTTTGATGGTGATGAGAGGGACATTTGGACACTTGAAGAGTTTAAGAATAACATTGTAAGAGAGAGAGAAGGAAAGAAACCTCTCCTTGCCGGAGACGCATTTCTAACTCTTACCGGGGGAATTGGATTAGTGGGTGAAATTTCGTTCTCGGATAATTCAAGCTGGACGAGAAGCCGTCGATTCAGACTTGGTGCCAGAGTTGTTGATGGCTCAGATGGAACTAGAGTAAGAGAAGCAAAGACGGAATCCTTCATTGTCAGGGATCATCGTGGTGAAT TATACAAGAAGCACCATCCTCCATCTCTTTCTGATGAAGTGTGGAGATTAGAGAAAATTGGCAAAGATGGGGCTTTCCATAAGCGCTTGAGTCGGGAAAATATCAACTGTGTAAAGGATTTCTTGACCATGCTCTTCATAGATCCTCCAAGGTTGCGCCAT ATCCTCGGCACAGGTATGTCTGCTAAGATGTGGGAAGTCACGGTGGAGCATGCTCGAACATGTGTGCTTGATAAGAGGATGCACTTGTACTGCCCTCCTGGTTCTCAACAAAAATCTGGTGTGGTCTTCAACATTGTTGGACAAGTGATGGGTCTACTTTCGGAATGCCAATATAATACAATTGATAAGCTGTCTGAAACTGAGAAG ATTGAAGCCCAAAACTTGGTAATTTCTGCATTGCAACAATGGGAAGAAGTTGTTTCATTCGATGATGAAGCCTCACTGACAAGCTCAGTCAAGAGGGAGATTTCTAATGGTACCAAGTATTTGGCTTCTCAAAAGATAGGTGGATTTGATTATGCACAACCAAGTGCTTCTTCTCCAGATATCATTTCAACCATCTATTCAGTCGGTGGCTTGAGCGGCTTAGACGATTATGCGCTGCATGGATATGACCAAGCATTGAGTTATCCTGGCCAAGTCACTAATTCCCTGATCTGTGACACAGATATTACTCAGACTTTCTGTGATGAAGATCACCTTCGGTATTTCGGTAGTGATCTTCAACCCCAGAGCCTTGGTTTGGAATCACAAGCGGATCTACAAACTGCGGTTGAGGGATTCCTTTTGCAGCGTACTGTTGCCGTTCAAGCGCAGAGGAGATGGACCAAGGTTTTCAGTGTGCTGAAATGGTTCTCCATTAAAAGAAGAGTTAAAGAAAAATTCCGAGGTCTTCAGATATAG
- the LOC128279306 gene encoding probable aspartyl aminopeptidase, giving the protein MGVRDDEAKKRLQKVGYEQVVEREDWKLEAGKRYFLTRNHSTIVAFAIVGAHTDSPCLKLKPVSEVKKAGYLEVGVQTYGGGLWHTWFDRDLTVAGRAMIREEKGGSVSYSHRLVRIEEPIMRVPTLASHLDRGVNDGFKVNTQSHLLPVLATSVKVELNKEFAENGLAEKTTNKSRHHAFLLQV; this is encoded by the exons ATGGGTGTTAGGGATG ATGAGGCCAAGAAACGTTTGCAAAAGGTTGGGTATGAACAAGTAGTAGAGAGAGAGGATTGGAAATTAGAAGCCGGGAAAAGATACTTCTTGACCAGGAATCATTCAACCATTGTTGCTTTTGCTATTG TCGGTGCGCATACTGATAGCCCTTGTCTAAAATTGAAGCCTGTTTCCGAG GTAAAAAAAGCCGGTTATCTGGAGGTGGGTGTGCAAACGTATGGAGGTGGTTTGTGGCATACATGGTTTGATCGCGACTTGACAGTTGCAGGAAGGGCGATGATAAGAGAGGAGAAGGGTGGTTCTGTTTCCTATTCACATCGGCTAGTTAGAATTGAAGAGCCTATAATGCGTGTCCCTACCCTGGCAAGTCACTTAGACAG GGGTGTTAATGATGGATTCAAGGTCAACACACAGAGTCATCTTTTACCTGTCCTGGCAACATCAGTTAAG GTGGAGCTCAATAAAGAGTTTGCTGAAAACGGTTTGGCTGAAAAGACAACAAACAAATCAAGACATCATGCATTCCTGTTACAGGTTTGA